GATTACGTAAACGCCCACGCGACTTCGACCGGCTTGGGAGATATGAGCGAGTTAAATGCAATCAAGTCCGTTTTTGGCGATCATGCCGTTGCGATCAGTGCGACGAAATCAATGACAGGTCACTTATTGGGTGCTGCCGGCGCGGTTGAAAGTATCGTTTGTGCACTTGCTGTCAAACACGATATTATTCCGGGAACGATCAATACTGAAAACCTGGATGAGAATGTGCCGGAAGGAATGAATATTATCCTCGGTGAGTCAGTAAATCAGACCATCAACTACGCGCTGAACAATACGTTTGGTTTCGGCGGTCACACGGCGACTTCGATCTTTAAAAAATACACCGAAGGCAATTAATCTGTTAATTCAGACAAAACCTCAACTACCCCGTTTTCATCGTTGCTTTTTGCGATGAAACGGGCTATTTTTTTGATATCCGGGTGTGCATTTGCCATGGCATAAGAATAATGCGCCTTTTCGAGCATTTCCAGGTCATTCAAATAATCGCCGAAAACCATCGTCTGCTCCGGCGTTACATTGAATTTTTGCTGTAAGACCTCCATTGCACGGCCTTTGTTAGCCTTTTTGTGCGAAATATCCAGCCAGATCGGGCCGGAGACTTTTACCTGTAATTCGTCTTCAAACTTTTTATAATGCGGATAACTGTTCACTTCGGAACCCGCCAGGTCGCAAAGTGTGAATTTCAGGAACTTATCATCCTTGATTTTAAGTAAGTCCTCCACTACCTCATACTTTTCAAAATAGAGCTTCAGGTGATTGATAAACTCCGGCTCGTCACTTTCCACGTAAGCTTTCTTTTTGCCGCAAATAATTGGATAGCTGTTTGGAATCGTCCGGCCAATTGTGATCAGTTCACGCACAATATCCTGGTCCACGGGCTGAATATGGATTTCTTCATCCTGGAAAACCACGTAGCTGCCATTTTCTGCGGCAAATATCACCTGGTCTTTGATCCGGTCGAGTGTCTTGGCAAGATTAAAATACTGCCGGCCACTTGCCGCGACGAATACGATTCCATGTTCTTTTATTTTGTCAAAAACGGGGTAGAAAGACTCGTGTACTTCGTGTTTGGAGTTTAAAAGCGTACCGTCCATGTCGGTAGCGATCAGTCTGATATCGGAAAAATTCATATTAGTTTTTGTAAATACCTTTATTAACCAAGGTAAATGTACGGCCTTAGGTTCCAGCAAACGCGTTTTTTAGCCTGAGCCGAGCCAAAGCAAGTCACTCAGTCTTCCCGGAAACAGCCTATAAATTTTGTTCTGCAAGAAACCCGCGTTCATTTTTTGCTGTTGGATAGCTATCAAGGTGACTTCCAATTGCATGAAATTTTCCAAATACTACCTCGCCGCATTCATTTCCTTCATGATCTGGGGATTTTTTAGTCTGGCACTTAAACCGTTGTCTTCCTACGCATCTCTCGATATTTTGTTTTACAGGGTCTTTCTCTGCGCAGTGATCATGTCGGTAATCAGTCTGGTTTTCAGGAAAAAAGTATTGAGGGAAAATATTAAGTTGTTGAAAGTAATGCCTGCAAAACAACGGAACAGGTCCATTTTGCTAACATTATCGGGCGGTGTATTGCTCACTGCCAACTGGTTCTTCTTTATTTATGTGATGAACCATATCAGTATTAAAGCCGCCTCTTTTGCCTATCTGGTCTGCCCGATTATGACCACCGTGATCGCCTATTTTGTATTACACGAAAAACTCAGTAAATGGCAATGGGCGGCAGTTGCGATAAGTGTTTTTAGCTGTATGTTGTTGTCTTTTAATAGTATAGCTGATATTGCTTACAGCATGATCGTAGCGGCTTCTTATGCATTTTATCTGGTGAGCCAGCGGAAGAATATCGGCCTGGATAAATTTCTGGTACTTACCGTGCAGATTCTATTTTCTGCGCTGATCCTGCTACCATTCTATCCGGTTTACAGCGAAGGTGTCCCGACGGAGTGGACGTTTTACGCTTTAATTTTCGTCATCGCAGCGCTCTTCACAATCATCCCGCTTTATATGAATTTGTATGCATTGCAGGGCGTGACTTCTTCGACAATGGGGATATTACTTTACATCAACCCGCTGATGAATTTTGCGATTGCACTGTTTTACTTCCACGAGCAGATCAATTCCGTTCAGATTATCGGCTATTCGCTGATCCTGGTTTCTATTATCGTTTTCAACGAGCGCTACATTTTCGGAAGGCGCCGCGCCGCGCTGATTTAAGGTTTTTTAAAAACAAGGGAATGGATAAAACGGTTGAAATGAAATTCCTGGAAAATTTTCCGGTAACCTGCATTTTTGAATAACGATGCAGTATTTGGCAGGTTTTTAGCTTCGATTTGCAGGAAGATATTGAAGAATGCATACATCGCTTTCAACAGCCATTTGCGCCAATTGGTCGCCTTATTGTCCTCAATCCTGAAATCGGCAAATAGCCACATGCCTTTCGAAATCAGTACTTTATCAAGGATCCGAAATATGTTCTCAGCTCTTTCCTGGCTGAAATTATCAAAAAGAAAGGGTGTCAGGATTACGTCAAATTCCTCTTCGGTATGGAAGTAATCT
This Dyadobacter sp. UC 10 DNA region includes the following protein-coding sequences:
- a CDS encoding HAD family hydrolase, with protein sequence MNFSDIRLIATDMDGTLLNSKHEVHESFYPVFDKIKEHGIVFVAASGRQYFNLAKTLDRIKDQVIFAAENGSYVVFQDEEIHIQPVDQDIVRELITIGRTIPNSYPIICGKKKAYVESDEPEFINHLKLYFEKYEVVEDLLKIKDDKFLKFTLCDLAGSEVNSYPHYKKFEDELQVKVSGPIWLDISHKKANKGRAMEVLQQKFNVTPEQTMVFGDYLNDLEMLEKAHYSYAMANAHPDIKKIARFIAKSNDENGVVEVLSELTD
- a CDS encoding EamA family transporter gives rise to the protein MKFSKYYLAAFISFMIWGFFSLALKPLSSYASLDILFYRVFLCAVIMSVISLVFRKKVLRENIKLLKVMPAKQRNRSILLTLSGGVLLTANWFFFIYVMNHISIKAASFAYLVCPIMTTVIAYFVLHEKLSKWQWAAVAISVFSCMLLSFNSIADIAYSMIVAASYAFYLVSQRKNIGLDKFLVLTVQILFSALILLPFYPVYSEGVPTEWTFYALIFVIAALFTIIPLYMNLYALQGVTSSTMGILLYINPLMNFAIALFYFHEQINSVQIIGYSLILVSIIVFNERYIFGRRRAALI
- a CDS encoding class I SAM-dependent methyltransferase; translated protein: MKNNYDRVAWFYDFLGGIVFQGALMRSQRSLVSFIQAPARVLIVGGGTGRILEEITKIHASGLTIIYIEISEKMLEKAQERNYGLNQVSFLLMPVDYFHTEEEFDVILTPFLFDNFSQERAENIFRILDKVLISKGMWLFADFRIEDNKATNWRKWLLKAMYAFFNIFLQIEAKNLPNTASLFKNAGYRKIFQEFHFNRFIHSLVFKKP